In the Malania oleifera isolate guangnan ecotype guangnan chromosome 1, ASM2987363v1, whole genome shotgun sequence genome, one interval contains:
- the LOC131164169 gene encoding mediator of RNA polymerase II transcription subunit 7b-like, which yields MAATATYPPPPPYYKLYKDYIENPESAPEPPPPTEGTYVLFGASYMTDDVLPSLEEQGVRQLYPKEPNIDFKKELRTLNRELQLHILELADVLVERPSQYARRVEDISLIFKNLHHLLNSLRPNQARATLIHILELQIQSRKQALEDIKRRREEAQGLLKEALGTLDGH from the exons ATGGCAGCGACAGCTACATACCCACCTCCCCCTCCGTACTATAAACTATACAAGGATTATATTGAAAACCCTGAATCTGCTCCAGAGCCACCGCCACCTACTGAAGGCACCTATGTTCTCTTTGGTGCCAGTTACATG ACTGATGATGTGCTTCCAAGCTTGGAGGAGCAGGGAGTTCGTCAGCTCTACCCAAAAGAACCAAACATTG ATTTCAAGAAGGAATTGAGGACGCTAAATAGAGAATTGCAGCTGCATATTTTAGAGCTTGCTGATGTTCTTGTGGAGAGGCCATCACAGTATGCAAGGAGAGTGGAGGACATATCTCTTATATTCAAGAATTTACATCACCTTCTCAATTCATTGCGTCCCAACCAG GCTAGAGCAACACTCATTCACATCCTTGAACTTCAAATACAAAGTCGCAAACAGGCTTTAGAAGATATTAAAAG GAGGAGAGAAGAAGCACAGGGACTTCTCAAAGAGGCACTGGGAACCTTAGATGGACATTAG